Below is a genomic region from Isosphaeraceae bacterium EP7.
TACAAGCTCGGCGTGCCGGTGAAGACCCGCCACAATGAGGTCGCCCCGGCGCAGTACGAGATCGCCCCGATCTTCGAGAACGCCAACGTCGCCACCGACCACAACATGCTGGTCATGGAGACCATGAAGCGCGTCTCCGACCGGTACGGCATGCAGCTCCTGCTGCACGAGAAGCCGTTCGCGGGCGTCAACGGCTCCGGCAAGCACCTCAACTGGTCGATGTCCGACGACCTGGGCAACAACCTCCTCCGCCCGGGCGCCACTCCGCACGACAACGCCCAGTTCCTGCTCTTCCTGGCCGCCGTCATCCAGGCCGTCAGCCGCCACGGCGACCTGCTCCGCGTGGCCATCGCCCATGCCGGCAATGACCACCGCCTGGGCGCCAACGAGGCCCCGCCGGCCATCATCTCCATCTTCCTCGGCGACATGCTCCAGGACATCGTCGAGCAGATCGAGGCCGGCGGCGCCAAGAGCACCAAGGCCGGCGGCACGATGACCATCGGCGTCAACGTCCTGCCCACCCTGCCGCGCGACGCCGGCGACCGCAACCGGACCAGCCCGTTCGCCTTCACCGGCAACAAGTTCGAGTTCCGCGCCGTCGGCAGCAGCCAGTCCATCGCCGGCCCCAACGTGGTGCTCAACACGATCGTCGCCGAGAGCATCGACGAGATCGCCACCAAGCTGGAGGCCTCCGTGGCCGCCGGCAAGGACCTCAACGCCGAGATTCAGACCCTCCTGGCCGCCGTCATCAAGGGCTCCAAGAAGGTCATCTTCAACGGCGACAATTACTCCGACGCCTGGCACGCCGAGGCCGAGGCCCGCGGCCTGCCCAACAAGAAGAACACGGTCGACAGCCTGCCCGACCTGGTCAGCCCCAAGTCGATCGCCCTCTTCGGCAAGTACGGCGTCTTCTCCGAGCGCGAGCTGCACTCTCGCTATGAGATCCTGCTGGAAGCCTACAAGAAGACGATCAACATCGAGAGCCAGATCACCGCGCAGATGTCCCGCCGCCTGATCCTGCCGGCCGCCCTGCGGTACCAGGCCGAGGTCGCCGGCTCCGTCACCGCCCTGAAGGCCGCCGGCGTCACCGTCCCGGCGTCGCAGCTCGAGCTGCTCAACGACCTGACTACCACCATCGGCGAACTCCAGGCCAAGACCAACATCCTGGTCAAGGCCTCCGAAGACCACGTCGAAGGCGACAGCCTGGCCCACGCCGCCCACTCGCGAGACGTCATCATCCCCGCGATGAACGCCGTCCGCGCCGCCGGCGACAAGCTCGAGACTATCGTCGCCGACGACCTCTGGCCCCTGCCGACCTATCAGGAAATGCTCTTCATCAAGTGATCGTTCGACCTTAAACGTCGATGATCTTTCTTGATAGAGTTTAAGGGCCCGGCCGGGCGACGTTCGGCCGGGCCCTGTCGCATGAACGCCCGAGAATCTGCTGATTCGAGCAGCCAAGATCACTGGCAAAAACCGGTGGCGAATATCTTCGACGATTCGGGCAGGCTAAAGGAGGCTATCCTGCACAAACCGACAACCGGTAGAGGCTAGTCCCTCGTTGTGAACACTCTGGCACTATGGCGTGTCAAGAGACGGGACCGCATGGGCTTGCACGAGGTTGAGAAGACGAAACAATGGCACAATTTACGGGAGGACCTACACACGACTATATTTGGGATAGGAAGCTCGTGTCTGCTCTGAAGGCTGTGAGAGCTGCTGCTAACTTGTGGTCTACCCAAGGAGCAGCTGCACTCGAAGTCGATTCGCTTCTTGCCGTCCTCTTTCACATTTTTGCGGACGAGTGGTTTTCATCTCCTGTTCCTGGCCAAATCAGGGCCGAGACGAGGACCTTTGCAGATTGGCGTCCGCTTGTATCCGCTGCGTTGATTGAAGCCCGGCGGTTGAATCCAAGGGTCAGCAGAGAAGTGGTTGAAGGGGTTGTTGATGTAGTAACAGGCGAACTTCGATTAATCGTAGAAGAGTGGTCACAGGGGGACCCTGAGCACCCGCCCACTGAGCACGTGCTAAATGCGGTTGTACACGCCCTATTTGAAGCGAATTTAGGAAAGCGGCCGGCAAGTCGGAAGTTACCGACTTCCTTTCCGACCATGTGACCTAAATCGACCAGTCCGCTTGGGCTGGCACCGAACACGGGCTGCGGTCACCCAAGCATCATCATCACATTTCCACAATATCGAACATAACCCCCATTCTCGGCCAGACATCGTTTGCGGTGATGGAATACCTTCCGATCATGTTAGGACTTGCAGCACCGAACGTGCTCGGCGGAATCGCGTCAGGTTGGCGCCGGCAAGGTGGCACTCGCTGGCTAAAAGTGCGACGGACAGCATGCCGCAAAGGTTGTCCATTGGAGAATTGCTCGCGAATTATTCGATCCGGAAAACCATTTCTCGGAATGATGTCCTAGCCTTCCCGGGTTCCTCGGACTTACGAGGGGCACTCCGTCTCACGTTGATGAGACGGCCGGAGATGGGTTGAGATCAATCCGGTCGGGCTCGCATGTCGGCGTTGAGGCCGATTGCTGGCTGGGGACGCCCCGGGTTGGACATTCTTTCAAGACGAAGGTCGATCGACGATGCGAATCGATGACGCGAATTACTCCGGGCGCCGCCTCTCGAAGGATCTCGCTCGCTCGGCCCGTCGCACGACGCTGCGTCCGCGGCTCAGGACGATCGAGGTCCTGGAGGACCGGCAGCTCCTCTCCACGTTCACGGTGTCGAACCTCAACGCATCCGGGGCCGGTTCGCTTCGCAGGGCAATCGTCGACTCCAACGCCCGTCTGGGAGCGGACACGATCGACTTCCAGGTGAACGGCACGATCAAGACGGGTCACGTCTCGCTGCCGTCGATCACCGACGCCCTGACCATCGACGGCTCCACGGCCCCTTCGTTCGCCGGCTCGCCCGTCGTGACGGTGGATTTCCAGGGCTCCAAAGGGCTCAAGTTCGACAGGGGGGCCGACGGCTCGACCCTCAAGTCGCTCTCGCTGGTGAAGGCCGGCAACGCGGGCGTCACGCTCAACGCCTCGCGCATCACGGTGGCCGGTAATTACATCGGCCTACGTGCCGACGGCAGGACCTCGGCCGGCAACCGCGGGGACGGCCTCCAGATCAACGCCTCGTCGCATGGCAACTTGATCGGCAACGCCAACCCGGTCTCGGGCGTCACCTTCTACAATTCCGACCAGGTGACGACGCAGCCAGTTTCTTACTGGCAGGGTATCCGTGGCGGCGATGTTGCCGGCCAGTACCTGATCTCGGGCACGTCGAACACGACCGGCCTGCTCTTCGTCGGCAATATCGAAGGGGTCGGCACGAGCTATCCCGTTCAGGTCCCTTTCTCCACGGTCACCAGCGCCTACGGCCCGGACAACCTGGGCAACGGCCGCGTGCGGGTGGTGGGCAGTTATCAGACCAACATCCCCTCACCCGACTCGGCGGTCGTCCACGGGTTCCTCTTCGAGGGGACGACGGCGGAACTCACCGCGGGGACCGGGAATTACCGGACAATCGACTACCCGGGCTCGAAGTTCAACTTCGTCCACAGCACCATGGGCGGTCTGGCCGTGGGCAACTCCGACGCCCCGACCTCGAGCGGCCAGCCGCTTGGCCCGGGCCAGGCTTACGTCTACGACCTCGCGTCGGGCACGTTCGCGGCGAGCGTCGTCTACCCGGGCTCGACCAGCAACACCGCCTACGGGATCTGGTCCAACGGCGGCACGAAGTACACCATCTGCGGCGGCTACAGCAACCTCAGCGTGAACAACCTCGATGGCCAGAGGCGACCGATCGGCGAGGCCTATCTCGTCGATTATGACTCCGCGACCGGCCAGTTCAGCAACTGGAAGACCTTCGAGTATCCCAACGGCGTCGTCGGCACCGACTACATCGCGCACTTCGAGGGGATCAGCAGCGTCGAGAAGGGGGTCTACACCCTCAGCGCCGACTCGGTCCAGACCACCGGCGGAACCGGCCTCGTCCAGGGCTCGCTGGTCACGGTCAGGCGCAACACGGACGGCAGCTTCGGCGACGCCGTCTGGGTCAACCTGCAATCCCCCGGCGACAAGGGCATCCCCAGCGCCAACTCGGTCTACGGTAATCAGGTCGTCGGGATCATCACCGACAGCTCGGGCGAGAGTGCGTTCCAGGCGACGGTCAACTCCGAATTCCAGCTCTCCAACGTTATTGCCGGCAACGGCGGCAACGGGATTGGGGTTTATGGGTCCGACGCGAACGTGATCGCCATGAACTACATCGGGACCGACGCGACCGGCACGCTGAAGCGCGGGAACGCCAAGAACGGCATCCTGCTGACGAAGGGTGCGGCCCGCAACGTCATCGGCGGCCAGGCCACGGCCGGGAACGACCCGACGGCCGGCGTCTTCGCCCGCCCCCCGCAGGGCAATCTCGTCTCGGGCAACGGCGGCAACGGCGTGCTCATCAACGACGGTTCCCATGAAAATCTGCTGAGCGGCAACTTTGTGGGGACGACGGCCTCGGGCAATGCGGCCCTGGGAAATAAGCTGGACGGCGTGGCGATCGAGAATGCCGACGCCAATTCGCTGATCGGCTGCACCTTCAGCCAGGACCCGTTCGTCTTCTACAACGTGCTCAGCGGCAACGGCGGCAACGGCCTGCGGATCACCAACTCGAATAACACCATGGTTCAGGCCAACTTCATGGGCGTCGGGGCCAACAACGCCTCGATCGTGGCCAACGGCGGCAACGGGCTCTTGATCTCGGGGTCGTCCAGGAACACGCAGGTCGGCGGCGTGATCCCGCTGGGCAACGTGATCTCGGGCAACAACCGCAACGGCATCGAGGTGCGCGACACGGCCAGCGGGTTCATCTCGTTCAACACGTTCGGAGGCGTCTATGCATTCGGGGGCGCCGCGCCGAACCGGGGCAACGGGATCCTGATCACCTCCAGCGGCGGGAACAACCAGGTCCGCACGTCGATCATCTCGGGCAACCGGGGCAACGGCATCGAGCTGGGCGGCAACGCGACCGGAGTGCAGATTTACGACGTCGCGGCCGGGACGAACACCAACATCACGGTGGCCATCCCCAACGCGGGTAGCGGCATCAAGCTCTCAGGACGTGCCCATCACAACGTCATCGGCGGCTTCCAGCCCTCGGTCGTGCCGCAGGTAACGCTCTCGGCGAACGGGCGCTACGGCGTCGAGGTCACCGGCTCCGCCCGCAACAACGCCATCTTCCACACATTCGTCGGCACCAACTTCCACGGCGCGGGCGACCTGGGCAACACGCTTGGCGGCATCTACCTCGGATCCGGCACCTCGTCCACCACGATCGGCGGGCCCGGGGCCCTCCAGAACCGGATCGAGAACAGCGGCGGCAACGGCCTGACGATCCAGTCCTCCTCCAGCAATACGGTCCTGGCCAACCTGATCAGGAAGAACGGCGGGGATGGGGTCGTCGTCGCGGGCCACTCGGCCGGGACGCGGGTCCTGGGCAATGAGATCGGCGACAATGCAGGCAACGGCGTCACGCTCGCCGCCGCCCGCAAGGTCAACATCGGCGGGAGCGTTCCCGGTTCGGGCAACCAGATCGTGGGGAATCGCCGCTACGGCCTCCTCGCCTTCGGCAACAACCACGGCACCGTGGTGCAGCGAAACGTGATCGCGGCGAATGCCTCGGGCAACGTCAACCTGACCAAGGCGAGCGGCATCACGTACATCCCCGCATAATCACATTGCCATTCAGGCAGTCGATCGCGAGCCCCGGCCGATCGTCGGCGACCCTCCCCGGGTCGGGACGATCGGCCGGGGTTCGCCCCATTCGGGTCTCGAGGAACATCGGGCCGTCGGAAGGTGGCGATACCCCGAAGTCCGAGGCGATCGGACCCGTCATGGCCTGCGGAAAGGCCCTGCGCCGGTCCGATTCCGCGGTCGCCGGCGTTCGTCGTCGCATTCGCGGCTCGCCCCGGATGGATGACGATCCCGGCTCATTCGTCCGGCGACAGATAGCCGTGATGCACGCCCAGCCAGTACGCGACCGTCCAGGCGACCCCGTCGTCCTCGGTCCTGCCCGCGTGGCCCCCGTCGGCCACCCAGGGATTGCTGTTCCAGCGAGCCTGCGACCGCTCGGCCGGCGAGAGCACTCGATCGAGCTGCGAGCTGTGGCGACGGATTCCCGGGGCGTTGGTCATGCGCACGTCGTGGCGCTGCGAGTTCTTCGTCGTCCATGAGACGAGGTCCAGGGGCCAGTCCTGGAGTGTGATCTTGGCCTCGTCGACGTCGCAGCGGCGACCGGTGGTCGCGCCATAGATGAAGTTGTAGAAGGGGTTGTGCTCGGGCCGGATCGCCTGCTCGCCTTCGATCGGCTCCCAGGTCCGGGCGATGCTCTGCACCAGCACGCGCCTGCGCGCCGGGTCCTTCTCCAGCATGAGAAGCGGATAGTAGACGAGGTACAGCAGCTCATCGTCGGAGTGATTGATGTCCGGGAACCTCCCGGTCGCCCCCCGGCGCATCAGCAGGCTATTGATCAGATAATGATGCTCGCGGATGAGCTTGTTCGCCGCCTCGGCGTACTTAGAATCGCCGGTGATGTGCTCGGCGACCTTCAGGAATGAGAGGATTTCCAGCGAGTTCAGGGCCCGCAGGTCGTAGTAGAGCGGGTGGTTGTTGATAAGCTCGGGGGCCCAGATCCCCCAGCGCGTCTTGCGGCCGGTGTGGTCGACCAGCGTGAAGCCGTGCTCGATGATCCCGTCGGTCACCCGGCGCACGACCGCGGCGATCTCGCGCTTCTCGGCGTCGTCGGCCACCAGGTCGTGGTAGAGGAACCAGGCGAAGTAGTGGCCGTCCAGCTCGTCGCTGCTGGTGTCACCCTTGCACCAGAGCCCTTCCCTGGCCTTCGACCGATACCAGACCTTCGTCTTGTCGCCGGGCGCGTGGACCGTGCCCTCGGGGTCGAATCCGCGGATGCCGGCGGCGATCTCGGCGTCGGTGACCATCGATCGGGCCGGGAAGCCGGGGATGCCCGAGAGGCGCTCCAGGTTGAGCAGGGCGTCCATCGAGGCCTTCGCCTGCTGGCGGGCCGCCGGGTCCTTCGTCGCCGCGTACCGCAGGGCCATGGCGCCCACGTACATCGAGGTCCAGAGGCCGTCGTTGTCGCTGGCGTCGTAGATGGCCCCCTTGGTCGGGTCGCCGGGCGTCTTCAGGTCGATCTCGCAGATGTACCCGCGTCGGTTATGGCGACTCTGGAGGATCCGGTCGTAATGCGCCGCCTTCTGGGCGAGCGTCATCGACGCCTCTTCGATGCTGGCGAGCCCCGTCTTCGTCCGGAACCAGGCCCGTCCATCTGTATCCGTCCAGATGGCCCGGACGTCGTTATCGGGCAGCCAGCGTCGCCCCCAGAAGTAGCGGAACTGGCCGTCGCGCAGCCTCCAGGCCCCTTCGGGCGTGCCCGCCCAGAGGTCGCCGTTGGGCGTCAGGTGCAGGCAGTTGATGGTCTCGAACGGGACCCCGTCGAGCCGATTCAGGCTCTGCCACCACTGCTCGCCGTCGGACAGGTAGATGCCCCGATCGGTGCCAGCCCAGATATGCCCGGTCGGGTCGGACACCAGCGACGAGATCTTGGCCCCCCAGCGCACCTCGGGCTGGCCGGGCTCCAGCACATGCGGGCCGATGTCCAGCGGCTCGAACCCGCCGCCGGCCGTCGACCGGAACGGCCCTTGATCGGTGAGGACCCAGACACGGCCGCTCGCCGCCCTGGCCGACGAGATGACTTTCGCCCCCGGGGGCAGCTTGCTCGCGTCCAGATCGGGCAAGACGACCGTCGGCGGGGGCACCTTCGCCCCCGCGTCATATTGCGTCGCCACAAGCTGCGGATAGGTGCCGGATCGGGCCGAGGCCGGGCAGAGTGCCAGCAAGGCTGCGGTTGCGGCGACGGATGCAAGGCGAATCCTGATGAGGCACATCTCAGCGATGCTCGAAGGCCGGGAGAGGCGCCTAGAGGATGCCCGAATGGCCACGCCCCCGCCACCATGCAGTCGGCAATTCGTCGCGAGGTTTGCCCGGCCCCGAACGGCGAGTCGACCGCCTTGTCGGCGTGGGCTCGTGCGTGCCGGGGCAAGCTGGGGGAATTAAGCACGAATCGGACAACAACCCAGGCCGGGCCCCGATTCTCGGCCTGAATCCCGGTTGCCGTTGAAGGGAGTGAGACCTGGCCTCGATCGCAACCGAGGCGGTCATCGGCCGCAACATCTTGCGAGGTCGGGGGCTTCCCCCTTGACTTGAGGTTCGTTCCCGCCTTTACTATTACCAATCCCGATACCGCCAACCTTCTATTATTGATAATTAGCGACCCCCGACGGGGCCTGGCGGACGATGCAGCTCGAAGCTCTGAAGATTTTCTGCGATGTGGTGCGCTGGGCGAGCTTCTCACGGGGAGCGGCCGAGAACAGCGTCTCGCAGTCGTGCGCGAGTCAGACCGTCCACCAGCTCGAGGATCGTCTCGGAGTGAAGTTGATCGACCGGTCCAAGCGTCCCCTGGTCCCCACCCCGCAAGGGAAGGTCTATTACGAGGGTTGCAAGGACCTGGTCGGCCGCTACCTGGAGATTGAAGGGCGGGCCAAGGCCGCCGCGACCGATGCGGGGAATGTGGTCGGGACGGTGCGTGTCGCGTCGATCTACTCCGTCGGGCTCAACCACATGAGCCAGTATTCTTCGAAGTTCGAGCGCCAGCATCCCGGGGCCAGCGTCCGGGTCGAATATCTGCACCCCAGGCGGGTGGTGGAGAGCGTGATCGACGAGTCGGCCGAGCTGGGCCTGATCTCGTACCCCCGCAAGTGGCCCGAGCTCCGGGCCATCCCCTGGCGTGAGGAGGCGATGGTGCTGGCCGTCCATCCGACGCACAGGTTCGCCGGCCGCGCGTCCGTGGGCGTCGCCGAGCTGGACGGCGAGCGATTCGTCGG
It encodes:
- a CDS encoding glutamine synthetase III, producing MAQSSARQSAIAAITTWSTDGHSKPMKQTPIRQLFGSNVFSDEVMRARLPENTYKALRSTIKKGVPLDPTVADVVATAMKEWAMERGATHYTHWFQPMTGLTAEKHDSFLAPSDEGIAIVEFSGGELVRGEPDASSFPSGGIRATFEARGYTAWDPTSPAFILENPNGTTLCIPTAFCSWTGEALDKKTPLLRSMEALSKQAVRILKLFGSTASRVYTTAGPEQEYFLIDKNFYYARPDLINAGRTLFGAKPPKGQEMEDHYFGAIPDRVLACMLETETELYKLGVPVKTRHNEVAPAQYEIAPIFENANVATDHNMLVMETMKRVSDRYGMQLLLHEKPFAGVNGSGKHLNWSMSDDLGNNLLRPGATPHDNAQFLLFLAAVIQAVSRHGDLLRVAIAHAGNDHRLGANEAPPAIISIFLGDMLQDIVEQIEAGGAKSTKAGGTMTIGVNVLPTLPRDAGDRNRTSPFAFTGNKFEFRAVGSSQSIAGPNVVLNTIVAESIDEIATKLEASVAAGKDLNAEIQTLLAAVIKGSKKVIFNGDNYSDAWHAEAEARGLPNKKNTVDSLPDLVSPKSIALFGKYGVFSERELHSRYEILLEAYKKTINIESQITAQMSRRLILPAALRYQAEVAGSVTALKAAGVTVPASQLELLNDLTTTIGELQAKTNILVKASEDHVEGDSLAHAAHSRDVIIPAMNAVRAAGDKLETIVADDLWPLPTYQEMLFIK
- a CDS encoding right-handed parallel beta-helix repeat-containing protein, whose amino-acid sequence is MRIDDANYSGRRLSKDLARSARRTTLRPRLRTIEVLEDRQLLSTFTVSNLNASGAGSLRRAIVDSNARLGADTIDFQVNGTIKTGHVSLPSITDALTIDGSTAPSFAGSPVVTVDFQGSKGLKFDRGADGSTLKSLSLVKAGNAGVTLNASRITVAGNYIGLRADGRTSAGNRGDGLQINASSHGNLIGNANPVSGVTFYNSDQVTTQPVSYWQGIRGGDVAGQYLISGTSNTTGLLFVGNIEGVGTSYPVQVPFSTVTSAYGPDNLGNGRVRVVGSYQTNIPSPDSAVVHGFLFEGTTAELTAGTGNYRTIDYPGSKFNFVHSTMGGLAVGNSDAPTSSGQPLGPGQAYVYDLASGTFAASVVYPGSTSNTAYGIWSNGGTKYTICGGYSNLSVNNLDGQRRPIGEAYLVDYDSATGQFSNWKTFEYPNGVVGTDYIAHFEGISSVEKGVYTLSADSVQTTGGTGLVQGSLVTVRRNTDGSFGDAVWVNLQSPGDKGIPSANSVYGNQVVGIITDSSGESAFQATVNSEFQLSNVIAGNGGNGIGVYGSDANVIAMNYIGTDATGTLKRGNAKNGILLTKGAARNVIGGQATAGNDPTAGVFARPPQGNLVSGNGGNGVLINDGSHENLLSGNFVGTTASGNAALGNKLDGVAIENADANSLIGCTFSQDPFVFYNVLSGNGGNGLRITNSNNTMVQANFMGVGANNASIVANGGNGLLISGSSRNTQVGGVIPLGNVISGNNRNGIEVRDTASGFISFNTFGGVYAFGGAAPNRGNGILITSSGGNNQVRTSIISGNRGNGIELGGNATGVQIYDVAAGTNTNITVAIPNAGSGIKLSGRAHHNVIGGFQPSVVPQVTLSANGRYGVEVTGSARNNAIFHTFVGTNFHGAGDLGNTLGGIYLGSGTSSTTIGGPGALQNRIENSGGNGLTIQSSSSNTVLANLIRKNGGDGVVVAGHSAGTRVLGNEIGDNAGNGVTLAAARKVNIGGSVPGSGNQIVGNRRYGLLAFGNNHGTVVQRNVIAANASGNVNLTKASGITYIPA
- a CDS encoding LysR family transcriptional regulator; the protein is MQLEALKIFCDVVRWASFSRGAAENSVSQSCASQTVHQLEDRLGVKLIDRSKRPLVPTPQGKVYYEGCKDLVGRYLEIEGRAKAAATDAGNVVGTVRVASIYSVGLNHMSQYSSKFERQHPGASVRVEYLHPRRVVESVIDESAELGLISYPRKWPELRAIPWREEAMVLAVHPTHRFAGRASVGVAELDGERFVGFDADLSIRRAIDKFLRAHGIHVQVALEFDNIENIKRAVEIPAGVAILPEPTLARELAAGTLCSVPFADAKLTRPLAVLHRRGQTLGPTAARFLALLTADEGGADAHATTAGATATTAAATAVSKPAEGHVPLAQ